The Clarias gariepinus isolate MV-2021 ecotype Netherlands chromosome 7, CGAR_prim_01v2, whole genome shotgun sequence genome includes a window with the following:
- the LOC128528222 gene encoding extracellular calcium-sensing receptor-like — translation MVACTCQMMKSPMTSASCAVLQRGVKRFRVKILKTGGGGRGEVLARGMARVFHCCSIQASCLVKGENCHILENPEYPLLSKDGDVIIGAIFSMHDGTQMEPLTYTEKPQPLICIEFNLSEFRFAQTMIFAIDEINRSNSLLPNISIGYRIYDNCLSRLLSMKAAMALINGQDTTADKACCGQAAVQAIIGESESTPTIALTKTTGPFNIPVISPAATCECLSNRKEYPSFFRTIASDYYQSRGLANLVKHFGWSWVGAVYSDNDYGYNGMAIFLNAAKEEGICVEYSEKLDRSDSDKILKVTDIIKKRTAKVIILFISYFDMNILIDHLILNNVTGYQMIGVEAWISAVDIVRPASYDILAGAIGFDVGRLNIHSFADYAANEFWQTALPCLPTEGDISQTEINCEKYGEIIQYKNYSNDIAELRYANNVYNAVYAIAHSLHSLLRCTKNQGCEKNKTIQPWQVVNYLKRVNFTTKVGEEVWFDSSGAVAAKFDVVNWQRAVNGEVQFKVVGYYDASLPNGQQFVLNADDIVWAGEKREPRSACSESCPPGTRKAAQKGRPVCCYDCIPCAEGEISNQTDSNNCEQCPGEFWSNAKRDKCVLKVIEFLLFTEVMGIVLVLFCLVGTALTVLVAVLFLIERDTPIVKANNSELSFLLLFSLTLCFLCSLTFIGRPSQWSCMLRHTVFGITFVLCISCVLGKTVVVLMAFRATLPGSNVMKWFGPPQQRLSVLVFTLIQVLICVLWLIVSPPFPYKNMNYYKEKIILECNLGSAIGFWAVLGYIGVVALMCFVLAFLARKLPDNFNEAKFITFSILIFCAVWITFIPAYVSSPGKFTVAVEIFAILASSFALLFCIFTPKCYIILFKPELNTKKNMMGKLASKTI, via the exons CCTGGTTAAGGGGGAAAATTGCCATATTCTGGAAAACCCAGAATATCCTCTGCTGTCTAAAGATGGAGATGTGATAATTGGAGCGATCTTTTCAATGCATGATGGTACACAGATGGAACCACTGACATACACTGAAAAACCTCAACCCTTAATCTGCATTGA aTTTAACCTCAGTGAATTCCGCTTTGCTCAGACCATGATTTTTGCGATTGATGAAATCAACAGAAGCAACAGCTTGCTCCCAAATATATCAATTGGTTACAGAATTTATGATAATTGTCTCTCAAGATTGCTATCTATGAAGGCAGCAATGGCTTTGATAAATGGTCAGGACACAACAGCAGATAAGGCATGCTGTGGACAGGCAGCAGTACAAGCCATCATAGGCGAATCAGAGTCTACACCTACTATAGCACTTACAAAAACTACAGGACCTTTCAACATCCCAGTG ATAAGTCCTGCTGCAACATGTGAATGTTTGAGCAACAGAAAAGAATACCCCTCCTTCTTTAGGACCATAGCAAGTGACTACTACCAGAGTAGAGGGCTGGCAAATTTGGTTAAGCACTTTGGCTGGTCTTGGGTCGGAGCTGTGTACAGTGATAATGACTATGGATACAATGGAATGGCCATTTTTCTAAATGCAGCAAAAGAGGAGGGAATATGTGTTGAATATTCTGAGAAGCTTGACCGGTCAGATTCTGACAAAATCCTAAAAGTGACTGACATTATTAAGAAAAGAACAGCaaaagtaataattttatttatctcCTATTTTGATATGAACATTCTAATAGACcatcttattttaaataatgtcacTGGCTATCAGATGATTGGTGTTGAGGCATGGATTTCTGCTGTAGATATAGTAAGACCAGCAAGTTATGACATACTAGCTGGAGCTATTGGTTTTGATGTGGGAAGATTAAACATCCATAGTTTTGCTGATTATGCCGCCAATGAATTTTGGCAAACAGCATTACCTTGTTTGCCTACAGAGGGAGACATTTCTCAAACTGAAATCAACTGTGAGAAATATGGAGAGATAATTCAATATAAAAACTACAGTAATGATATAGCAGAATTGAGATATGCAAATAATGTCTACAATGCAGTCTATGCTATTGCACATTCTCTACACAGCCTTTTGAGATGCACAAAAAACCAGGGTtgtgagaaaaacaaaacaatacaacCATGGCAG GTTGTTAATTATCTAAAAAGGGTAAACTTTACAACCAAAGTAGGAGAAGAGGTTTGGTTTGACAGCTCTGGGGCTGTGGCTGCAAAGTTTGATGTGGTGAACTGGCAACGAGCAGTCAATGGAGAAGTGCAATTTAAGGTTGTGGGATATTATGATGCCTCACTGCCAAATGGACAACAATTTGTCCTGAATGCTGATGATATAGTGTGGGCTGGAGAGAAACGAGAG CCAAGGTCTGCGTGCAGTGAGAGCTGTCCTCCGGGTACCAGAAAAGCTGCACAAAAAGGAAGGCCTGTCTGCTGTTATGACTGTATACCCTGTGCTGAGGGAGAGATCAGTAACCAGACAG ATTCAAATAACTGTGAGCAGTGTCCAGGAGAATTTTGGTCTAATGCTAAAAGAGATAAATGTGTATTAAAGGTCATagagtttcttttatttacagaagTTATGGGAATAGTACTAGTACTATTTTGCTTGGTTGGAACTGCATTGACTGTCTTGGTAgctgttttatttctaatagAAAGAGACACTCCTATTGTTAAGGCCAACAACTCTGAGCTGAGTTTTCTGCTGCTGTTctccctgactctgtgtttccTCTGTTCACTGACTTTCATTGGACGGCCCTCTCAGTGGTCCTGCATGTTGCGTCACACAGTTTTTGGGATCACCTTTGTCCTTTGTATCTCCTGTGTACTTGGGAAAACAGTAGTTGTGCTAATGGCTTTCAGGGCTACACTCCCAGGCAGTAATGTCATGAAATGGTTTGGGCCTCCACAGCAGAGACTCAGTGTActtgtttttactctcatacagGTCCTTATATGTGTTCTTTGGTTAATAGTTTCACCTCCTTTTCCTTACAAAAATATGAACTACtacaaggaaaaaataatattagaaTGTAACTTGGGCTCAGCCATAGGCTTCTGGGCAGTGCTGGGTTATATAGGTGTTGTGGCTTTAATGTGCTTTGTTTTAGCTTTTCTAGCTAGAAAGCTGCCAGataattttaatgaagccaAATTTATCACATTCAGCATACTCATATTCTGTGCCGTGTGGATCACCTTTATTCCAGCTTATGTCAGCTCTCCTGGAAAATTTACTGTAGCTGTGGAGATATTCGCTATTTTGGCATCCAGTTTTGctttattattctgtatatttacacctaaatgttatattatactttttaaaccTGAACTgaacacaaagaaaaatatgatgGGTAAATTGGCATCTAAAACAATCTAA